A region from the Beduinella massiliensis genome encodes:
- a CDS encoding ATP-binding cassette domain-containing protein has product MDFLRIEDLCKVYGKGENQVVALDHVSLTLEKGEFTAIVGSSGSGKSTLLHAIAGVDVPTSGKIYLNGQDVYAGSSEKLAIFRRRQVGLIYQFHNLIPTLNVVENITLPILMDRRKVNEERLNDLLDLLGLQERRDHLPNQLSGGQQQRVAIGRALMNAPQVCLADEPTGSLDSRNGQEIIRLLKESHVKYHQTLLVVTHDENIALQADRIITIADGKVLRDERQVARR; this is encoded by the coding sequence ATGGATTTTTTAAGGATTGAGGATCTGTGCAAGGTATACGGCAAGGGGGAAAACCAGGTCGTCGCGCTGGATCACGTCTCCCTGACGCTCGAAAAAGGGGAGTTCACCGCCATCGTCGGTTCCTCCGGCTCGGGCAAGTCCACGCTGCTGCACGCCATCGCGGGCGTGGACGTGCCCACGAGCGGCAAGATCTACCTGAACGGGCAGGACGTGTACGCGGGCAGCAGCGAGAAGCTCGCCATCTTCCGCAGGCGCCAGGTCGGGCTGATCTATCAGTTCCACAACCTCATCCCCACGCTGAACGTGGTGGAGAACATCACGCTGCCCATCCTGATGGACAGGCGCAAGGTCAACGAGGAGCGCCTAAACGACCTGCTCGACCTGCTCGGCCTTCAGGAGCGCAGGGATCACCTGCCCAACCAGCTCTCCGGCGGCCAGCAGCAGCGCGTCGCCATCGGCCGCGCGCTGATGAACGCGCCGCAGGTCTGCCTGGCCGACGAGCCCACCGGCAGCCTGGACAGCCGCAACGGGCAGGAGATCATCCGGCTGCTGAAGGAAAGCCACGTGAAGTACCACCAGACCCTGCTGGTCGTCACCCACGACGAGAACATCGCCCTGCAGGCGGACCGCATCATCACCATCGCCGACGGCAAGGTTCTGCGCGACGAGAGGCAGGTGGCGCGGCGATGA
- a CDS encoding FtsX-like permease family protein, with protein sequence MNVFCKVAFQGLRRNRTRTLVTIVGVALSAALVTAALTFGISLLDYAAAGAAQRYGGWHTAFLGVDGRFCEERAQDDEAADVFALQNIGYARLADGQNADKPYLFLAGFDQKAFDSLPLILLSGRLPENGGEAIIPSHVSSVGGVEFDLGDTLNLSVGSRMRGAQRLTQHDPYAPDETFAPEATRTYTVVGTYGRPAFEETAAPGYTVITRTDSRTPAESLSAFVTLKSPRGVHAYAQRAAGGHATLFNDEVLRFMGLASGSGDNVFSALLLAIATVVISIIMVGSIFLIYNAFSISLSERMQQIGILASVGATARQIRGSVLFEGLCIGAAGIPLGVLIGLLGIRIVIAVVAANFGSILYSGVTLTLHVTPLAIAAAVVISLITILLSAYIPARKAAGMPVMECIRQTNEVKVGARTVRTSRLTQRLFGLEGTLAVKNFKRNRRRYRSIVFSLVLSVVLFISASAFVGDLEQVMAQSIAFTTYDVGLEMRGLNDTKLIALYEDLLTAPGVTGGNYQEITAFSCSVDAADLADAYWDVRDEPPADGTVELPVEVQFLDEDTYRALLEEAGLPVEAYTGAGARWVAVAKLQTASGEKQGEKEAADFRDLFQPGHLETTLTPTAGGEPDRAHAFRAEMTLVEAVSPDIPPTKGTSAYSDQNVYYFNVIAPWSRRAELAAAGIVADVRTRGMTFTSGTPGQSAAEMKARIQAAGVTSAYSLLNMSQVLEENRNFVFIADVFAYTFILMISLIAAANVFNTVSTNIRLRRRELAMLRSVGMSEPAFNRMMRFECALYGLRALAIGLPLSVLCAYLIYRGMFAGGGEGIVFELPLSSMGISILCVLFVIFTTMAYAVSRIRKENIIDALRDEMT encoded by the coding sequence ATGAACGTCTTTTGCAAGGTCGCCTTTCAGGGGCTTCGGCGAAACCGCACGCGCACCCTCGTCACGATCGTGGGCGTCGCCCTGTCCGCCGCGCTGGTCACGGCGGCGCTCACGTTCGGCATCTCCCTGCTGGACTACGCGGCGGCGGGCGCGGCGCAGCGGTATGGAGGCTGGCACACGGCGTTCCTGGGCGTGGACGGGCGCTTCTGCGAGGAGCGCGCGCAGGACGACGAGGCCGCGGACGTGTTCGCCCTTCAAAACATCGGCTATGCGCGGCTGGCGGACGGTCAAAATGCCGACAAGCCCTACCTCTTCCTCGCGGGCTTCGACCAGAAGGCGTTTGATTCCCTGCCCCTCATCCTGCTCTCCGGCAGACTGCCGGAAAACGGCGGCGAGGCGATCATCCCCTCGCACGTGTCGTCGGTCGGCGGCGTGGAATTCGACCTGGGCGACACCCTGAACCTCTCCGTCGGCAGCCGCATGCGCGGGGCGCAGCGCCTCACCCAGCACGACCCCTACGCGCCGGACGAGACGTTCGCGCCCGAAGCGACGCGAACCTACACGGTCGTGGGCACTTACGGCAGGCCCGCGTTTGAGGAAACCGCCGCGCCCGGCTACACCGTGATCACCCGGACCGACAGCAGGACGCCGGCGGAGAGCCTCAGCGCATTCGTCACGCTCAAGTCGCCGCGCGGCGTGCACGCCTACGCGCAGCGGGCCGCCGGGGGCCACGCGACCCTCTTTAACGACGAGGTGCTGCGCTTCATGGGCCTCGCGTCCGGTTCCGGCGACAACGTGTTCAGCGCCCTGCTGCTCGCCATCGCGACCGTCGTCATCTCCATCATCATGGTGGGATCGATCTTCCTCATCTACAACGCGTTCAGCATTTCGCTGTCGGAGCGCATGCAGCAGATCGGCATCCTCGCCTCCGTGGGCGCGACGGCCAGGCAGATTCGGGGCTCCGTGCTCTTCGAGGGGCTTTGCATCGGCGCGGCCGGCATCCCCCTGGGCGTGCTGATCGGGCTGCTGGGCATCCGAATCGTGATCGCCGTCGTCGCCGCGAACTTTGGCAGCATCCTGTACAGCGGCGTTACGCTGACCCTGCACGTGACCCCGCTGGCCATCGCCGCGGCCGTCGTAATCAGCCTGATCACGATTCTCCTCTCCGCGTACATCCCGGCCCGAAAGGCCGCGGGTATGCCGGTGATGGAGTGCATCCGCCAGACGAACGAGGTCAAGGTCGGCGCGCGCACGGTGCGGACCTCCCGGCTCACGCAGCGTCTTTTTGGGCTGGAGGGCACGCTCGCGGTCAAAAACTTCAAGCGCAACCGCAGGCGCTACCGCAGTATCGTGTTTTCGCTCGTGCTCAGCGTCGTGCTGTTCATATCGGCCAGCGCGTTCGTGGGAGATCTGGAGCAGGTCATGGCGCAGTCGATCGCCTTCACCACCTACGACGTCGGGCTGGAAATGCGCGGGCTGAACGATACCAAGCTGATCGCGCTCTATGAAGACCTGCTGACCGCGCCCGGCGTCACCGGCGGAAACTATCAGGAGATAACGGCGTTTTCCTGCTCCGTGGACGCGGCGGACCTGGCGGACGCCTACTGGGACGTCAGGGACGAGCCCCCGGCGGACGGGACGGTGGAGCTGCCCGTGGAGGTGCAGTTCCTGGACGAGGACACGTACCGCGCGCTTTTGGAGGAAGCCGGCCTGCCGGTGGAGGCCTACACCGGAGCGGGCGCGAGGTGGGTCGCCGTCGCCAAGCTGCAGACCGCGAGCGGGGAAAAGCAGGGGGAAAAGGAAGCCGCGGACTTTCGCGACCTGTTTCAGCCGGGCCACCTGGAGACGACCCTCACGCCCACGGCAGGCGGCGAGCCGGATCGGGCGCACGCGTTTCGCGCGGAGATGACGCTCGTAGAGGCCGTGTCGCCGGACATCCCCCCGACGAAGGGGACGAGCGCTTACTCGGACCAGAACGTCTACTACTTCAACGTGATCGCCCCCTGGTCGCGCAGGGCGGAGCTCGCGGCCGCGGGCATCGTCGCGGACGTGCGCACGAGGGGCATGACCTTCACCTCTGGGACACCCGGCCAGTCGGCCGCCGAGATGAAGGCGAGGATTCAGGCGGCGGGCGTCACCTCCGCCTACTCGCTGCTGAACATGTCGCAGGTGCTGGAGGAAAACCGCAACTTCGTCTTCATCGCGGACGTGTTCGCGTACACGTTCATCCTCATGATCTCGCTGATCGCGGCCGCTAACGTGTTCAACACTGTCTCCACGAACATCCGCCTGCGCAGGCGCGAGCTGGCGATGCTGCGCTCCGTGGGCATGTCCGAGCCCGCGTTCAACCGGATGATGCGCTTCGAGTGCGCGCTCTACGGCCTGCGGGCGCTGGCGATCGGCCTGCCGCTCTCCGTGCTGTGCGCCTACCTCATCTATCGGGGAATGTTTGCCGGCGGGGGCGAGGGCATCGTCTTCGAGCTGCCGCTTTCGAGCATGGGCATCAGCATCCTTTGCGTGCTGTTCGTCATCTTCACCACGATGGCGTACGCGGTAAGCCGGATTCGCAAGGAAAACATCATCGACGCGCTTCGGGACGAAATGACCTGA
- a CDS encoding AraC family transcriptional regulator produces MPNIHLVEFPGPALEIIRNPVLRCVGRCSNIPAYSIDRHSHPTVELIYIVSGHGFVEVGGSRHPLEPGTIAVYNPGVQHAERFGHEEEAPLFYHLKFDELSISGMPVNCLLPAGLSPTFPSKENGASFDKLLSTMFQEAEQQSLGYRQILDHLLYSVLLLTLRILDSHYVQLRKKDAGSLVYQIQQYFAQNFSQKLSMKEIADQFHINGCYLSHLFKESIGLSPSAYLTEFRINEACRLLSQTDLPIHQIASDVGYANQSNFQIQFKKSKGMSPLQYRAYYVKNPLKHVDDGYPDA; encoded by the coding sequence ATGCCCAACATCCATCTGGTCGAATTTCCCGGTCCGGCGCTGGAAATCATCCGAAACCCCGTGCTCCGCTGCGTCGGGCGGTGCAGCAACATCCCCGCCTACTCCATCGACCGGCATTCCCACCCTACGGTGGAGCTCATCTACATCGTCAGCGGCCACGGCTTCGTGGAAGTGGGCGGCAGCCGCCACCCGCTGGAGCCCGGCACGATCGCGGTCTACAACCCCGGCGTGCAGCACGCGGAGCGCTTTGGCCACGAGGAGGAAGCGCCGCTCTTCTATCACCTCAAGTTCGACGAGCTCTCCATTTCGGGCATGCCGGTCAACTGCCTTCTGCCCGCCGGGCTCTCGCCCACCTTCCCCTCAAAGGAGAACGGCGCCTCGTTCGACAAGCTGCTCTCCACCATGTTTCAGGAGGCCGAGCAGCAGAGCCTCGGGTACCGCCAGATTCTCGATCACCTGCTCTACAGCGTGTTGCTGCTGACGCTGCGCATCCTGGATTCGCACTACGTGCAGCTTCGCAAGAAGGACGCGGGCTCGCTCGTCTACCAGATTCAGCAGTACTTCGCCCAGAACTTCAGCCAGAAGCTCTCGATGAAGGAGATCGCGGATCAGTTTCACATCAACGGCTGTTACCTCTCCCACCTCTTCAAGGAGAGCATCGGCCTCTCCCCCTCCGCGTACCTGACGGAATTTCGCATCAACGAGGCCTGCCGCCTGCTCTCGCAGACGGATCTGCCCATCCACCAGATTGCCAGCGACGTCGGCTACGCGAACCAGTCCAACTTCCAGATTCAGTTCAAGAAGAGCAAGGGCATGTCGCCGCTGCAATACCGGGCCTATTACGTCAAAAACCCGCTCAAGCACGTGGACGACGGCTACCCGGACGCGTGA